The genomic window CACCGGGGCGCAGAAGGCGTGCTAGGGGGGCTGGTGGGTACAGCGATGTGTTGAGCCTGGAGGCGGTGTGTGGTCATTAGAACCGCGGCGCAGTCGAATCTTATCCGGATCTATCTTGGAAGATTTTGCCTTTTCCATCGAAACCTCTGCGGCCAAAAGCCGTATCGACTTCACGAACAGAATGGGAAAGTGCAATGGAAGGTGTACGCTTGTTGTCATCTGCTCCTTACAACTGGTGAGTATGTTTCAAGGTATTTTGTCGCGAGGTGGTATGTATCGCTGATTTTACCGAATACCTTCACGAATCGGCCTACTACAGTGGACGATGTTGTTAGTTTAGTGGTTTAATATGTAGTACAGtgaatgtatatacatacatatgggcatgtatttgtgaatatgggaaaaaaaattgataaacAAATTTCTATCCATTTTTGTCACTTGACATATCTGAtggaaatgtagttttatttCCCCCAGtgtatatgaatattaatgtgtaAATCCCCCCCCAAAATATGCAGGCAAAAAGTGTTTGATGTCTCTGACTCAGCCTGGACATGTTTGGGTATGTTCCTGTGTGAGGGGGTGGTTTGGAGCTTGTGTCACTCTTACTCAGACATCTACAGTCATCAGTTTCAAAAATACAACATCCTACTATGTGCAATTACCATTACAACTTACAATGTCGTTTTTAGCAGATACTTTTAACCAAAGCAACTTACAGAAGtacatttcaaatggaaaacaaacaccatAAGGAACAGTTAGCCATATAAGTGCCACTGTCAGTGTGCTTGCCTCAAGACCTGTGAGATGAAGGGAAAGAAGGGTTAGTTTTAGTTTGATTCTTTGTTTTAGATTACAGGATGCACGTTTGCAACAGAGATTTGTGTGGTGTTTACTACTCAGTGTCTACCCATTTTCAGTGTAGCTTTAAGGcccaaataagaaaatgcagtttaaatagTGGTTGCATACTGTGTTTCATAGCTTAGTCCTCCTCCTCACCACTCAAAGTGTCCCTCGGTCCTCCTCAGTGCTCTGAGGTTTGTGCCTGAAGCCTGCATTGTGTGCGGTGCTTTCTGTGGGTTGGGCTTTTGGGTCCGTACCCCATGTGGGGGAAGATACTATTTATGCACCGACTCCCATCTGCTCCTCTGCACACGGGTCTGGCCCCTGGGTCCTTCTCATCCCGCACCCTTCCCCAGGCCTCTGCACCTCCCTGTTCGCCCCCTGGCACCCCCTCTCTGTGGCCCCCTGTGCCTCACTGtgccccctctcacccctctcccctttctgtCTGAGGCGTTGTCTGTTTCATACCCTCTCCTCCTCTAGTAAAGCTAATTTTCCTTTGAGCCCACGTGCCCCTCTGAAAGTTTATTTAGCTACATTAAGAAGTGATGTCTGCAGAATCCATGTGCTACCAGCTGTGAATTGTTAGATATGCTATCATAATGTCAGCAAGGCCATTTTCCGTTCTGAGGAGGTGAGCTGAGGGGCTATTCTGAGTGAATTATGGGTATTGTGAGTAAGTGGCGCTTGTCAACAGCCATTCTAAGAGTGGTGGGTCCTTTGTGTTCATGTGAAAGAGGGTGAACATGTACATTGCacaatattatgtatattttaggGGTGAGTGATAAGATGTAAGagtgtgaatagtgtgtgtgtgttttttaaaattagtgaCTGTAAGAGCATTTGTGTATAACAAGTACAATGtgcttattttgtgtttgtgtgtgtgtgtacagacgTGTATATTGTTTACACaggcctgtctctgtgtttgctgAAAGGGTCCAGTGCAAATATGCATGGAGTAATGTGTGTAGGTGCAATGTACCATGCTACCCTGGACCCTGATGGCTTAAGCTATGTTTCACTCAGACTTGTCAGCTCAGTACTTAATTGGAGACATGGGATAAATTGGGAGTGGTGTTGACAGTGAAGTCCAGTAAGTTCTTTGAAACAAATTGGAAAGCAATATTCCTGTGCAGGGATGGggatactgtgctgtagggcAGCGTTTCCCAAATGGTGTGTCCCAACCgtgtaaaaaatgttaaaagttctttaaatgtaaatgtaaaagtcaataaaacatttttttaatgaactagTCCCATTcataaaagccaaaataaatgtcattaaaatgcatattgcttTAAATTGAAACCATGAAAGAAAATTTAGGCGTACTGTTCACACGTCACATTGACGTCAGTCAGTCGCTCActttgagagtggtgtgccagGAGATTCTGTgtatttggaaagtgtgccatGGAAGGAAAATTCTGGGAAACACTGCAGTAGGGGGCCATTAACCTGTGGTCTTGACCTTCTTGGTATTTGAAATAGAAAGCAGGGGCAAAATTCCCCATCAAACTCTTGGTCTGCCCAGTTAATTACCCCCCTGTTTAAACACGTGGATAATTATAGTACATGTTCTACGTACATCTACAACCACTCCTCTTGAAATTAGCTGAGCATTGTGGTGGAAAATGGCTGCTGGGACTCGCCCTGTTAGGGTCACAGCATGttcccaacaccacccccccccacccccctttttaagCCCTTTTAAAATTACAAGAGTGATATCAGTTCagtatttgttttgctgattctTTGTTAATATTATACGTTGCGTGGGTTGCATGTAACTagtttgcatattttaatacaatatGTGTTTGCAGGACATATTATTAAGTGAGATTACACAGTATGTATTCACTATACTACTACATATTGTGGGTATGTATGTGATACTACAATGTGTGTACTGCGtaggtgtgtttctgtgtggtagtacagtgtgtacattattacagtgtgtatgtgtgtgtattttttggggggtgcaGTGGAACCCTGTTGTCAGGCCCTGTATCTCAGCTTACAGCCCTGGGGCTGGGGCTCCAGgcagtttccatggaaacaacTGCAGCAGGGTGCTGTGGGAGAGTTGGAatccgtgtgtgtctgcactcGTGCgcgcgagcgtgcgtgcgtgcgtgtgtgtatgtgtgtgtgtgaggcgggcCTGCAGGGAAATTATACCATATTTTtggggaggatggggggtggggggcggtggcaCAGGTGTTCAATTCCATTTCCACCCCTCCATCAGAACTCTCACCCAGGACGTCCTGCTCCTGTGCCAGGAGGGTTTTTGCAACCAAAGCGACCCCTTCACTCCAGCATGCCCTTATCAAAGAGTCAGAGGAGCTCCTCTGTGGTTCTCCTCTTATAAAGTATTCAAATGGCTCTTAGAAAGCAGGTGAAAGAGCAAACAGGGATGGCTGCTGTCCAACTACTGTCCTCATTATCACTCCACGCTTTTACCTACCCTGTCCAAGTCCCTCGCGGTCGCCGTGTGTGTGAACTCCAGGCTGACTGTACAGAAAGAGCTGATtccactgtttttatttgagaaGCCTTCGGTTCTCAAGCGTGTCCAGCTGCAGGCTTTAGATGGAACGTAGACTGCAAGGGGCAGTGCTTgcacttttttctgttctttattGATCAAAATTGTGTGAATGGGCAGAACAAATCCATTTCTAGAAGAGGGTCAGTTAAGGTTGGCGTTTGATGCTTGAAGTGGGATAATGAGACATTTTGTGTAAGCTGTATTTATGCCAAACAGCCTGACTGTTGTGATATTTCAAGCTATCGTCAGGGATTGCATTTCCCTGTGTCTCCTGCAGGCGGCAGCACTGGAGAGGCAGGTCTTTGACTTTCTGGGATATCAATGGGCACCCATCCTGGCCAACTTCCTGCACATCATGGCTGTGATACTGGGAATCTTCGGCACTGTGCAGTTCCGCTCCCGCTACCTCATCctggtgtgtgtacacacacacacgcacacctacacctacacatacaggctcacacacacgcacacacacacatacacacacacagtatgtgcacatgcaggcacgcacacgcacacatgtgcatgcacagtatgtatgcatgcgcgcacatgcaccaaacacatgcacacaaacagaaaaatacctAAACAGTAGCCATGATCAGTAGTGGCCCTATATAATTTCcaaaattttgaaatataagGGAGTGATTTTGTAGGTATGCTTACTTTGTgactgtgtttgcgtgtgtgtatctcttCACAGTATGCACTGTGGCTGGTTCTCTGGGTGGGCTGGAACTCCTTCATCATTTGCTTTTACCTGGAGGTGGGGCACCTGTCCCAGGTGGGTGTGGTCTCACAGGAGCTGGCCTTTTGCTCAGTGACACTGGCCAGTATTAAAGCCTGGGCTCCCTGTGATGATCCTGTCCGTGTGGTGGCCAGCAGCATTAAGCACTCATTACGCTGGTGCTTTGCTAGACCCCAGTAAGGCTAAATGTAACTTTGTCTCCCTTGTCGAATGGTGGTTTAAGACAGTCTTATTCCAGTAGGCATTAATTATGGAATGTGGGTCTAGGGTGTCCACATAGTGCTGCTTttgcataaataattttttcctgcTGTTGGTATGCAGTTTTTCTTGTGACGGTGTTTGTATGCACGTACCCATGTTGTATTGAGTTGTGAGATCATGCATGTCCTCTTGAAATGAGAGTAAAGTGAAATCTGAATCCTGTCCGTTCACTGTTTACAGGACAGAGACTTCCTGATGACCTTTAACACTTCTCTACACCGGTCCTGGTGGATGGAGAACGGGCCGGGCTGCCTGGTCACCCCGGTGACAAATTCCATCTTGGCTCCAGATGACCACCATGTCATCACAGTGTCTGGCTGCCTGCTGGACTACCAGTACATAGAGGTGGTCAGCTCTGCCTTGCAGGTCTTTCTGGCGGTGAGTATCACTCCCACCCCTTTCCCtgccactctccctccccctaccTATGCCATGCTTGCTGTCTCCTGTCTCCTTTGGAGTCACggtttcccccctcctctcttgcAGCTCTTTGGGTTCGTGTATGCCTGTTACGTCAGCAAGGTGTTCCTGGATGACGAGGACAGCTGTAAGTGTGATGTCACTAAAGGGAATGTGCTCTGGTGTTGTTGGCAGAGATGTAAGATAAGGTGATGTCATCGGGGCATGGCTTAGTGACTGGGAAAGCAGAATG from Anguilla anguilla isolate fAngAng1 chromosome 8, fAngAng1.pri, whole genome shotgun sequence includes these protein-coding regions:
- the nkain1 gene encoding sodium/potassium-transporting ATPase subunit beta-1-interacting protein 1 isoform X1 gives rise to the protein MGKCNGRCTLVVICSLQLAAALERQVFDFLGYQWAPILANFLHIMAVILGIFGTVQFRSRYLILYALWLVLWVGWNSFIICFYLEVGHLSQDRDFLMTFNTSLHRSWWMENGPGCLVTPVTNSILAPDDHHVITVSGCLLDYQYIEVVSSALQVFLALFGFVYACYVSKVFLDDEDSFDFIGGFDSYGYQPPQKTSHLQLQPLYTVGDISPRMADKRRNRDDQEACL
- the nkain1 gene encoding sodium/potassium-transporting ATPase subunit beta-1-interacting protein 1 isoform X2; translated protein: MGKCNGRCTLVVICSLQLAAALERQVFDFLGYQWAPILANFLHIMAVILGIFGTVQFRSRYLILYALWLVLWVGWNSFIICFYLEVGHLSQDRDFLMTFNTSLHRSWWMENGPGCLVTPVTNSILAPDDHHVITVSGCLLDYQYIEVVSSALQVFLALFGFVYACYVSKVFLDDEDSFDFIGGFDSYGYQPPQKTSHLQLQPLYTTG